The nucleotide sequence GGTTATATTAAGCCTCCTATCTTAAGCGCAACTCCTCCTGTACCAACGGCCTATTCGGCAGGTTAGTATACCATACCTCTGTAACAATGCTCTATCTTTCCCAGCCTCCGAGGTCCAAGCGTCTCTCTCCCAAGTGTGGAGTGTGGATGTGGAGGTGGACCCTGTCAAGGTCTTCTGATGAGTAAAAACTGATCAAATTGATTAAGTTTTCAATTCGATCAACTTTGATCCAATTTGGTCTCAttactcgaaaaaaagaaaaacatgatAAGGCATCCATTAGTCAGGGATGTGGAATTTTCTCGCGAATAATTTGCCATACCATTATGTGTTTGCAGCCTCAAATGCAACTATTTGGAGCCCGGCTGTTATTGATTCGTGTATAGAACCTCATCACCATCGAACGTCCGTCGGCACAACCGTCGCCTCGAGTGGTTATCTGAATCAGAACAGCAACACTGTCACCGGCAGTTCTACCAATTGTTACCCGTcacctcatcatcatcatacgcatcatcaaaattattcttccTATTATTCCAACGTCGACTATTTAGCACCTACAACTACTGCCATGCAACATGTTCATCTTTCTAATGTAAGTAACACTCAACATCTAATTTTATCGTAGGTAAAGCTTCACGATGCCGCATTCAGAATAACATTCTTTTTTTACCCTCTTCTAATCAACTGAACTGAACCTGAGACTCGAACTGATCATTGATTCCATTTGTTGCAGGAAAACGGTATCGATTCTTCGTGGGTTAAACAAGAGGAACGTCCTTGGTTCAATACAAATTACCCAGATTGGGGCCGTAAATAACCaaatttattttatcgagtaagcaaattttaaaataactaaCGCTTTCGTATCATCGTAAGAGTATgtctatgtaggtataggtaatcgtaatcgtatttatactcgtatagttgCCTGTCGTAATGCGTTTATGCAACATGTCGGTATGTGCAACGCGCACGTTCAATAAATTGCCTAACCGAAacgccgtaaatacgaagtTGGAAACGAATGGTCAATAAAATTGGgcaatcaaaattcagaaacgAGATTCGCTTATGAAAACATAACTTATTGACCAATGTCATAATGCCGcagactctttttttttactttttcaatataCTTTAGCTGACGTCAGAATGAAAATCTCAGTTCAAATGTTTAAAAGAAAGATACCGAAGTCTTGTTctacaaatactcgtattagAATGATGAGTGACCTCTCATGCGAAAAGATACCACAAGTCGAGTTTTTGGAAATCGAGTTCTGCACGTTTTCAAACACTAGAGATTGTCCTCTTTCAAAAAAGACTAACCCCAGTCACCTGTCTCCAAAATTCGTGTACTTACCGGTGTTTGAACTTTCAGTATCATAAAAGTTCATTTCGTGAGAATAacgcgattaaaaaaaaagtaagaaataaatttgtttattgggtcaaaatgtaaaaaaaaaaaaaaacaaaaaaacaccagCCCATtttagttgaataaaatttataaaaattttcatcaaattgatttaaaaaaaaaatatgaacaataaaagtcttaaaaataaaatcaaaaaatgtatttttttgaattccaagttagtatttgttaaaaatgataatttgaaatgaaatttatcaaaattttcgttaaactgatgaaaaaaaaaattaaaaagtacctaagaaatacaatcaaaaaattgatttgcgCTGAAGAGGTCACATTATATGTATAATTATCGAATATTCGTTTCATGTGCCTACTGGTATTTGTAGCTTACACATCAAGTATTTCCTACACAGAGTGGCTATTTAGTATTTAAACGTGTGCAAGCTTcgcttttgcaatttttttgcttcCGCCCCCAAAGTGTCggtttttatgccaaaaaatacctgaaaatttTAGACCTCCAACATGCAATGAAGTCGTGCCTGGAATCGGGTCCCAAGTTTTGTTGTGTAAGAAATTgtttaccgaaaaaaaaaaaaaaaaaaaaaaaaaagttacaaacttgaaaaaatctcatttttacgatattttattatttttgcaacAGAATTTTTCTAACTTAATCctatttctgagaaaaaaatctttcaaaactgGCCCCCTCCCCACCGAATTTGGTTTACATCTTACAAAAAGAATTaattagaagaattctgaccagaaatggaaatttcaaaaagtttctaaactttaaatttacattttttttcactttcgatTTTGGAGCTGCGATCGGAGGGCTAAGGaaattatttcttgaaaataacgttgttttaaaaaatgccaacacgtaagaaattttcaatcatttttttttatcgatttttatttatcgaatattctacgatttttttcaacgaaacttGGGAATCGGgtgaggttttttcttgaaaaagggatcatttttatttagaagaattctaaCGTGAGAATggtcgattttcaaataaattaaattcatctcatttttttcatttttttttttttttttttaataaaaaaatggagaattattattatttttttgtaaaacggAATATACTCCGGAGGGtggaaacagaaaaaaaacacgaatgaaACATCAGAATAAAGGTCAACTTGATCTACGAGTATTGTACTAATTCGATTAACCTTatgttttggttttattttcgcAGATATGTTGACGACTGAAATGAGTGCTATACCTTTAAAGTTAGAGATTCGCAGAGGAATAATATGGACAactgtactcgtattatgtacctactgtaCCGTGTACGTGTAATGTATGTGTACCTAGATATGTTATGTGAATATGTGCAAGCTATGTAATGTACAAGCCGCTGCGCCGCACCGCCGATCACAATTTGTAAAtagtggtatttttttcttctctctttttctatcgtgttatattttcattttgtttatttgtcTGCCTGCCTGTGTCTGTCTATTGTCTCTATTcttgtattttgtttgtttgtaatatactcgtaagatgcggttatgaatttttgtcgCGTTACCTGTTCGATGACGATGAATATCGATATCGTACgttcttttgattttgattgatGTACTCGTCGTATACGTTACTCGTAAGTGTACCTGCGCTGTAATTAGTATAATCGCATTTCTACAACGTTGGCGACTTAGCATTAACTACTCGTATGTCGATGTTGTGGGAaagctttttctaaaaaaaaaaacgcaggtACATCGATAATATTATTTATTATCGATGGTAATTTAGTAATTTGTAATTCTGTTGGTTAGATGTCCTAGTGTGTATGTGCGGCATAATTACTCGTATGTGTACATACGCATCTATCTAGTGTACCTACTCCTAGTCTCGTACGTATAAATACTTTCGcgaatttatttacctactacgTGTGGGTACCtgggtacctggtacctacctTTGTCACGTGTTTAACGAAAAATATCGTCAAATTTTCCgtaattttcctttttgtacTTTAATAACGCCGCACCGCCCAATCTTACCATCGAAAGCCgaatgttttactttttttttataggtacctacctacctacatatttctcTATTGTTTTGATGTTGTTATACCTGTAGTTACTTTAGTATTGGTCGTGTCGTTCATCATCATTGTGTAAACTTTTATTCatcttaaagttgaaaattttaatgctcTCGCAAACCAAAATGTTACTGCGATCCTTCATCATTGTTTGGGTCTATATAAATACTTATTTAGGCTTgcacaaattttataaaacttttccAGCGAATTCATATCAAAACATATCAAATCGACGGAAACATTATGAAATCTATCcataaaaactgtaaatttaTTGCTGCTAcctaaatcactttttttttttttttttttaaaatcaatgacGGGGAATCCAAAAAGGGACTATATCGAattttaattactcgtattttatggtctaaaaaattttgagcgcgTCCTTTGCGTTAGAACCCCCTTTTACCTACTTTGTAATATTTGTTTGCTTCATCGCTTTTACGTACACTTGGACGCCGCGTGCGTTGGGAAATTACTATAAAAGGAAGTATAAGTCATAATATTGtacataatactcgtatgtgaataagaaaataagctgtacctattttcaatctAGCCTTTCATCAACTGTGATCGAATcgttaaataaaatgaacaaatccaaagttaaaaacaaaacaaaaggcACAATTTATAACTTCAGTTATTCGAAATAGAGCACAAAAATCATCGACTTGATAGCGATTTGTTTATAGTTTTCATAGCTAGATCAGATGTACTGGGTACAGGGTGTCTACCTGCTTATTACTATAGCTGAATTCGTACGAGAAAGTAACTAGCAGCCTTTTTGGAGCTTCGTTTGTTTTCCAAAGCTCGTAAAATTTTTCGAGTCGAGCTTTTTTAGCAGCTTTCAAGAATTAAAAAACTAACTAAAGGACTTACGGAGATGAACGTATGTTCTGAAACTCtcatgaccaaaatttcagctgtacgcgttgatttttcgatttttggcgaattttaaattgactaattttggcaatttatgtttttctttcttttttgataaataagtaggtatctatttgtTTAGTAAACAAATTATACAAGACTTATCTACGTCCAACCTGCCTGCACCATATtctatgtacattacatacatagtCGTGTACTTTTATCCAGCCTCGAGCCTCCATgtgcaataatttcaaatatggtatacgagtacctccacctacctacacctacacgaTCCCCTGTACAAAAATCTTTAGGGTACGGTGCGGTGTGTGTACGCGCAGTGCATTATTAGAACATACTATTTTTTATTCTGATATCGCAATTTTGATAATGGTATTTACTTAtacaaaaacgttttttaaaatttatttttgttttacgaAATAGGTACTATTCTTTGTTTATGTAAATCTGTTTGTAAATGGTATTACTTGTGATGTTATTAATTTAGCCTAAATTTagagaaatattaattttaagaaaaaaataaaactacatATCTACAacgatataaaaaatatatacttgaaacaaaatatgtaccgggtgatttttcttgaaagttaTAGAATCTTCCTGAAAACCCAGCATAtgggtacctaactacctattcGTGTCTTGGGTAATTTTATGCAAGAAAGTACCTATCTAGTTTGCTTATAAGTAATTTCGCATCGATATTTTCTGCCATTTTCATAAGCTTTCATCATTTCAGGCATGTTTTACACTACTTTGctcaaattcaactttcaactaaGTAccttgtacctattttaatgatattttcaatttcacaaattttcagaaaaggaggagttgcgataaggccattttttggcaccagctatAATTACCTATCGACTAAACCACCTTTTAAAATGTTGGttaattcaaaattaccattttttgggctccaggggttcccaaagttgcaaataaaaaaataatagaaaccaCCGAGTACCTattactttcaaaaactttcttcgcgtaaaatatctgtttgaacccgataaacgttctGCGAggagatttttccatttttgacccttgAGGGTAAAAATGGGGggaggtttcaattttttgaaaattttggaaccgccattttggacctactccttcgaaccccgctaaaaagctttctatactgtttattagtatctgaaagacctccatcctaacaaattttgagttcaataaaattttgcgctggtactcgaaaatccaatttttcaatttttcgtaatttcgatattttgggaacccttggaaagatagaaacctgcgatttgcgccaaacgtaacgttttgaggtatatattcaataacctggatgaaaaagttgaattaagcactctgtatattcgtaattttggaactttttttcagaGCCACCCATTTTAGGAACCCCTAAAAAatgcgtttatgcatattttttcaaataaatcgaaGAATTcacgtttgaaacacactagcaagtgctcgataatttttcatttgatttttcctgtaactttcaaaattgagctattttaggtcaaattctggtatttttacttcgttgaaatcgtgaaaacgttatttGAACGTCTTtattcgaagagttaaatctcagaatttgatccaaaatagcccaattttgaaagttactggaaaaatcatatgaaaaatttttgagcacttgctagtgtgtttcaaatgtaaattcttcaatttatttgaaaaaatatgcacaaacgccacttttaggggtgcctaaaatggggggcacaaaaaaagggttcaaaattacgaatatacagagagcttaattcaactttttcatctaaataatcgaatatacacctcaaaacgtcacgtttggcgcaaatcgcaggtttctagttttccaggggttcccaaaatatcgaaattacgaaaaattgaaaaattagattttttagtactatagcgaaaatttttatcgagctcaaaatttggtaggatggaggtctttcagatactgataaactgtaaaaagctttttagcggggttcgaaAGGGTACTTAGGTCCAAAATGGtatggttccaaaattttcaaaaaattgaaaccacccaatttttgcccccgagggtcgaaagtaagaaaaatcacctcgcataacgtttatttggttcaaacagatattgtatgctaaaaaagtttttgaaaataatactcggtggttcctaaaattattttttattcgcaactttgggaatctctggagcccaaaaaatggtcattttgggtgaaCTAACCagcacggattcgtatttcgtacatttattacaacattttaagagtggttgagacaataactagctggtgccaaaaaatggcctcatcgcaactcctccttttgctcattttttaaaagtttatcgactttagaaatctgaaaaatggtcgagtaagtacatacctattacaaTCATTCCGGATATTTCAAGGAACGATTttcgttcgaaaatttttttttgtacgaccaATAAGTACCTAGGTGTAGAGATGGACGGATTTACAagtttgtgggggggggggctggacCCTAGGAAAAAGGTGAGGGAAAAATGTGTATCTGGTCTAAATTTCATTTGTATGTATTGTTGAAGCGTAGAATAATAACCAATCATCGAATAGCTTTCGGCTTAGGTAATTGGGGAGACAAATAAATTCGGTAATACATTGTATTTGTATGTTATCTGCGAAACAGCTGATTATTACAGCATCGTTTCGTTAACACCACTCATTCATTTTATCTGTATTATTCTACGTATCGGTACGTTCAGCTCCTATTATCATTACTTTCGGTGGTCGTCGATGcaagtttgaagttttatttgattcTGTCTTTGTGTCGTGTGTCTGGTTGTGCGTTCGTCTTTCGTTATAAATTACGTGATTTCGATAAACATTTTCCTAAATGAGTGCCAATATAAATTACAATTCTATCGGGAAAGCGTTCAGGCCTTGGAACGTCCATAAGATTCTGGATCGTAAACTCGTATCTGGCCGAGTACGGTATCTCGTTAAATGGAAGAGCACTTTTGCTCAAGTAAACACGTGGGAAACTGGCGAAAGTTTTTCTGATCAGACcgtcatcaaaaattttgagtcgcAGTGGCAAAAGAACAGGAGAGTACAAGCTCGTCGTCCTGTAGTTGTCCGTCAAAAAACAGgtaattgataggtacctatacctaccttcaTGTAGGTACTCGCATAGTGAATACGTAGATTAACCTTATTGCATAGTCGATGTCCTTACCTACCAAcatcttgatgaaattttttatatcgcgcaaaaataagaaaattatcCGCAAcatgatgtaaaaaattacatcactcgttaatttttcgaaatgtaatttttctttacttcaagcttgatgtaattttttacatcattttgcagaatttttttgttccagTCCaggatttatttaaaaaattacttcaaaatgtgaaaaatttttaaaatttaacattattttgatattGTTTTATATCGATTGTAAGTAAGAGGATTGCTAATAgataaatttgttcattttttaggtaGTACTTCCAGGAGACACTCGTTAACTGTCCGAAAACGAATAATCGacgttaaaatcaaaaatttcaaagatctcATGAAAACTGAATTCCGATGTTGCATTTGTTTTGGTGTATataaaaatgtaagtaggtactcagaCTGTataaaaactgttttcttttttttgaatttaagtacttgtatagatagataggtagatgCATCTTAGAAAACAAAccggtacctacttaattattcgatgtattttttcagcCATGTGTCACCGAATGCGAGCACATATTCTGCGATACATGTATCGAAACGTGGAAAAATGAACGCGGAACGTGTCCAGTGTGTAGAGCGGTACTATCCAGAtcggagaaaaaattaattagattggataattttataaaaaacgtaactaaaattattaaaaaagtcTGAAAGacgataaaaatgtaaattttaaagttCTACATACCTATGTGTACTTTCGATTGATTTTCAATGTTCGTTTTTCCCATTTCATTGCATTATTATATCATGATTGTGATCCTTTGctattatttatattttgatgattttatttttgtgatacctaattttaaataaCCTTCGAAATAAGTGAAAAAGATTGAGTGATTTTGTATGTAAAATGTTGATTagtttaattttgaatgaacgatgtaatttacaatttttttgtgttaaGTAATTTAATTTAAGTAGGCACTTTGCAAGTTGATAAATGATTATTGCTCTTCcaaagttcgttttttttgtttacatctTTTGTTTCAGCTGATTGCAATTAACATTACGATACGACGAGTCGCTAAGAATGTGACGTGAAGTGAAATACCTATACGtggaatgaaatttaaattcgaaTAATTCATGCGAGAGCAGCTACAGTTAGGTAACATTTTAGGCAAAAACCAAAGTGGCCTTGTAGGAAATTGGGAACTCGAGTCGAAAGAAAATTACGATGAAAGGAAacgatgtttttgaattttaaaactgataCATTCTTTAATTCTTGTTTGCCTTTTGCATTATTCTATCGAAAAATTTGCTATTTCCCTGCTGAGATTATTTGTTTACTACATAGTTCACGGGTGTTATGGATTCTGCGACTTACGAGTAATTTGATTGAAGTTCGCATTTCTCATTTCTAATCGTTTTTAAGTATCGCCCTGGACGGCTGAAATACCAActtgagctgaaaatttcaccgtggacTAGTTTCATTGTATTGAAATGCATTGCACATTCCAAAagaaagctcattttttcaaatttttatttgcaaatcataaaaatacaacgtttaaaaagtacaaaaattattagatGGACAAAATTAtacatctaaaaaaatatacccccgcgtacgaaaatttcaaaataaattcgcGTAGGTATAGATGCGTTAAATTACATAAATTCGACATTAGCTCGACTAgggaatgaatttttattcaaaaattagcgCATTCGATTTCCCACGCAGCAGGTCCCCAATAATATAGGGCATAACAGATGAGAATTTTCGTGGGTTGGCAACGCCAGTCGCCAGCGCTGAGCTATATCAAACTACATATTTATTCGATGCTGCCAAGCCGCTGAAATTCTCGCCAGCTATGCCCAATATTATATTGGGCACCCTGTAACAGATTACATAAAAGCAtacaaattaggtaggtataatttttatgaaatatggCGAATTAATGAACAAATTACAGAGCAATGCTTATCTACTATGAGATATAACACGAGGGATAAGCGCAAGAAATACaactattaggtacctatatgtacatggaaaaaaataattaatgtaaAAGTACGTATtccgagtgtaatttttaaaaaaaatgttcaatttattGTTGATGTGCtttatgaaaaatcgaaaaaccggGAAGGCGAGGTGGGATCAAGATCtatgaaattatgaattattcgCCGCTATAAAACTCGATCAAACCAGTCATCTTGAAGATATTTCTCAAAATGAACATCATACAACACTCAAGTACAACTGCATCTATACTCGTGTAAGTAATTATtaagtatgtacaaaaaaaaaaaaaaaaaaaaaaattaaaaattacctacctactagtaAATTTAAATCCTAAAATAATATCACAACGAAAAATGTCGCCGCAAATATAATGCGagcgtatttttatttttacctctCCATTTctataacttgaaaaaagtatttttttcattattacaaacgaaagaaaaaaaatgatgactaTGATGAAGAGTAAACCGACACTCTAGATGTCGAGTTACATGAGATCGAATGATTtgagcgttgaaaaaaaaagagaaaaaacattttcaggtGCAACGTTTACGTCTGATTGACTAGATTTTTGATTTCGGAAATTTCCTTGATTATTTGCGCGAACGTAGGTCTTTCGGCAGCATCGACGGACCAGCATTTAGTCAATAACTTGGCTAAATTTGACGGCATCGATTTAGGCATCTTCCAGCGCAGCTGACGTTTCTCCAATAAACTCAGTACTTCCTCGTTGGATAATTTCGAAAATGGTAGTTCACctttggtgaaaatttcccaaacaaaACACGAGAACGAATACACGTcggttttgttggaaaattcacCTTCGGCTACCGCTTCGAATGGCAGCCACCTCAACGGCAAAAACTGCAAAATaccatattcaatttttctactcgtatagCAATAATACAGCGGGTGAATCGGAGGAACGCTTACCTGTCCACGTATTTCATAATATTCGGTGGCGTATGTGTTCTTACAGAGCGACGAA is from Planococcus citri chromosome 1, ihPlaCitr1.1, whole genome shotgun sequence and encodes:
- the LOC135843063 gene encoding uncharacterized protein LOC135843063, which codes for MSANINYNSIGKAFRPWNVHKILDRKLVSGRVRYLVKWKSTFAQVNTWETGESFSDQTVIKNFESQWQKNRRVQARRPVVVRQKTGSTSRRHSLTVRKRIIDVKIKNFKDLMKTEFRCCICFGVYKNPCVTECEHIFCDTCIETWKNERGTCPVCRAVLSRSEKKLIRLDNFIKNVTKIIKKV